The following are encoded together in the Periplaneta americana isolate PAMFEO1 chromosome 5, P.americana_PAMFEO1_priV1, whole genome shotgun sequence genome:
- the LOC138699508 gene encoding glutamate receptor-like — protein MGTDKEVQLRFETLRTRSLVVIPSVHEVARHMLVKVNTTADMASAIWLLFLDASTALQDVFTDINVPFNCEFLVARPSGGSSFILTEVYRVAPSLSLHTPYFGYWTPGEGLHAPPASFYQRRSSLHGATLKVAVKSSPVLLVTQSLDGKEIEVGGIFGQVWRLLEKILHFKSDYISHENDSFGLLKEGAWTGVMGALTRNEVDASCLDFLMDSKRAEAIDFLNPILDSRTIVIVRKEDNFDTTWSSFSSPFSLGLWLATLTAMLVLAISLFFCQFSNKFSKKGRVTRRYSFGSVIFYIVSVFERQAQDLVLRCTSGHVVCLISQITSLVLFAGYSSFLTSYLTLRRTVVPFNNFQELLQDRSYSLGVTFHSSTYAFFRDNNDPVIQGVFNKLLKPTEDDLPRTHEEGVRRVCEGPKYAHVLPQEASSSLLRNATCDIIFVHGANIPGRRAMALVKHSPFRGLFKNNIQRMLETGILKELRQRYLSFVLQDENTPQPSVHIGNLIGVVNIWCAAIFISMVILVIERIWHRFGSKHLADRHENKMKINNNSDPVIDNIFSSK, from the exons ATGGGGACAGACAAAGAAGTACAGCTTCGTTTCGAGACACTCCGCACGCGTTCTCTTGTTGTCATTCCAAGCGTACACGAAGTCGCACGACACATGCTCGTAAAG GTTAATACAACTGCGGACATGGCTTCTGCGATTTGGCTTCTGTTCCTGGACGCATCCACAGCTCTACAGGACGTCTTCACCGATATCAACGTTCCCTTCAACTGCGAGTTCCTAGTGGCTCGACCCAGTGGCGGAAGCTCTTTCATCCTGACCGAAGTGTACCGAGTAGCTCCTTCTCTTTCTCTGCACACTCCCTATTTCGGCTACTGGACGCCGGGAGAAGGCCTGCATGCTCCACCTGCCAGCTTCTATCAGAGGAGGAGTTCCCTTCACGGAGCAACCCTCAAAGTAGCTGTTAAAAGC AGTCCTGTGCTGTTAGTCACTCAAAGTTTAGACGGAAAAGAAATTGAAGTTGGAGGAATCTTTGGCCAAGTTTGGAGACTTCTAGAGAAAATTTTACACTTCAA ATCCGATTACATTTCTCACGAAAACGATTCGTTCGGGCTGCTGAAGGAGGGAGCGTGGACAGGGGTGATGGGGGCTTTGACCAGGAATGAGGTGGATGCGTCTTGTCTTGACTTCCTTATGGACTCCAAACGAGCAGAAGCAATCGATTTTCTCAACCCTATTTTAGATTCAAG GACTATAGTAATTGTTCGAAAGGAGGACAATTTCGACACTACGTGGAGCAGTTTCTCCTCCCCTTTTAGCCTAGGATTATGGTTGGCTACTCTGACAGCTATGTTAGTCCTCGCAATCAGCCTCTTCTTCTGTCAATTTAGCAACAAGTTCAGCAAGAAAGGACGGGTAACGCGACGTTACTCTTTTGGCAGTGTTATTTTCTACATTGTTAGTGTGTTCGAGCGGCAAG CTCAAGATCTGGTGCTCAGATGTACCTCAGGGCATGTGGTTTGTCTAATATCGCAGATCACCTCCTTGGTTCTGTTCGCCGGCTACTCATCCTTCCTCACTTCGTATCTCACTCTTCGGCGCACCGTGGTTCCCTTCAACAACTTCCAGGAATTGCTGCAAGATAGAAGCTACAGCCTGGGCGTTACGTTCCATTCCTCAACTTACGCATTCTTTAGG GACAATAACGATCCAGTCATACAAGGAGTGTTCAACAAGCTCTTAAAACCAACAGAAGACGATTTGCCGAGAACCCACGAAGAAGGCGTGCGTCGGGTATGCGAGGGACCTAAGTACGCCCACGTGCTGCCCCAGGAAGCATCCTCTAGCTTACTCCGCAATGCTACATGCGACATAATCTTCGTGCACGGAGCAAATATTCCAGGACGAAGGGCGATGGCTTTGGTCAAGCACAGTCCATTTCGAGGCCTCTTTAAGAACAA CATACAGAGAATGCTGGAAACTGGAATTCTGAAGGAACTGCGTCAAAGATACCTCAGCTTCGTCCTACAGGATGAGAATACACCTCAACCGAGTGTTCACATTGGTAACTTAATAGGTGTGGTTAATATCTGGTGTGCAGCTATTTTCATCTCCATGGTGATATTGGTGATCGAACGAATTTGGCACCGTTTTGGTTCCAAACACTTGGCGGATCgacatgaaaataaaatgaaaattaataacaattctGATCCCGTTATTGATAATATCTTCAGCAGTAAGTAA